TCTCTAGGCCCTTGAGTTGCAACcccagtggtagtaccgctccgacGGCACTACCGCCTCATGGCTCCGCACCATTGCCTTGCTCTGCGGGTACTACCGTCCAATCGGTAGTAGAACTCTCCGGAGTGGTAGGACCGCTTATGTGCGGGCTGTGGGTATAACGGTTGGATTTGGGGAtgcctataaaagggggtcttcttccccattgaaccttatcccTTGAGCTCGTGTTTgccccccattgttgaccttcttcaaGCTTGccatctctcaatccctccaatgattcttgctagttcttgagggaaaagagagaggagatctagatctacgtttccaccaatcactttctcctctatgtgaggggaaccccttggatgtAGATCTTGGAGTTATTTGTGttctcttcttcgttctttctctcattttcctccataGCATTAGTTGTtgtggtgggatttgggagagaataACTTGgacactccgtgtgcccttgccattgcatttggtgcatcgatttgagttctccacggtgatacgtgaaAGTGAAggtgagaagcttattactcttgggtgtttgagaacccttgagcttgttccttgAGTGCTTTGGTGCCCTAGAAGATTGGTGTCGcagagctcaatcattgtggtggaAAGCTTCGGGACAAGCTTCGGGgtctccaattaagttgtggagattgcccctaGCGATTGTACGGGTTCCGGTGACCCCCCCCCCAATGGTTGCCAAAGTgtatgggttcggtgaccgccctcaagggtcccttagtggaaccatggcatcttgcattgtgcgagggcgtgaggagattacggtggtcCTTGTGGCTTGTTTGGGAGCATTGCGCCTCCAcacaagggtgtgaacttcgggatacatcatcgtccCCGAGTGCATCGGTTATCTCTTatccgaaccctttacttatgcactttattttgtgatagccatagtgtttcatgttatatatcttgctatcacttagttgtttatcttacttagcataagttgttggtgcacataggtgagcctaatTGTTTTAGGTTTTGTGTTTGACAAATTAAACGCTAGTTTTATTCTGTATTTGTTCAATCCTAAACCTTAATTATTTTAAAGAGCCTATTCACCCTCCTAGGCGACATGCGCGATCTTTCACCTGGGCGGGGTCGCAGCCCGAGGTCCATATATGACCATTAAATGGGACGGACCCCCCAACTAGTTGTTGCCAGCTCAGCAACGGTCGaaatttgagctctcaaattAATTGTGGTAGGAGAACTAAACTGTTGGTTTCCTACCTCTTAGTGAGAACATTAACTTAGTGTCCCGAAGAATGTCATCTCTGACGCTAAAGAAAATGAGATGCATTGCATGTGATTCCCAAAGTCTTCACTCGAAGAAATAGATTTGGATTGAGCATCACTTTGAAATTATTGTCTTAGTATCACCTGAATCCCTCTTAGTAGTATGGTGTTCCCTGTGACTCAATTAAGAGAAAAAGGAACTACCAAAAGACAAAGTCTTCACGTTTTTTCAGCTAATTCTTAAAGGCCGCACCAATTTTTTTTAATGTACCACATACAATTTTAGGGGTCGTTTACGATGGTTAAACCAAATGTTCAGAGACTTTCACTTATGTATACTCAAAAACACATTAGTTGTCATTTTTGCCACCAATACTCCAAAATCACAAGGGGGCACTAGATGCTTTCACTGGTTGAGGATAAACCGTGTGTCAAAAGATAAACATACAATTGATTTAGGTTGAAGGACAAGTTATATGTCAAGAGTGTACATGCCATTAGATTGGAAAATGGGTCTTCCACTTACTCTCCTTTGCTTCTTTTGTCATTTCCAAAGAAAAGAGAAGGAAAGAAAGCACATGAAGCAACAAAAGGCAACTCTCAAGTTTGCACACGATAGCTACCATACTTTCAAATTGCAACCAAGTTATGACACATGTTCCTTTGCTCATGGAGGTTGTTATCGTTGTAGCTTGGAGCATTTGGATCACAAGGAATAAATTTATTTTTGAAAGTCAAGTCTCCACTTTTTGAAAAGTGGGCGCCAATACTACAAATATGAATTAGTGTTGGTGGGGTTTATAGCCATGAAAAGGAATCCCACTCAATTTTTTGATTGGTTGCAAACCTTTTGATCTCTTCGTCTAGCTTTTTAAATATTGTGTACCAGTTGTTTGTAAAAAAATCTAGTCCAAAAGGTGTTCTCTTCAAGTTGCAACTTATTACGTCAACATTGCTCCTCATCTAATCAGATCACATCAGGAGATAGAGAAGGAAAAAATTACCCATCGGCGACTAGGTTTGTGATTCCTACTGGTTTCCGCTGCCTTTGGTCCCTATCTCGGCTTTTAGAGGcagaagtggggggggggggggggggggggggcaagtaGAGATCAATGCTCAGAGTTTAGATTGTTTTTCCATCTATGTTTGATTTTTGTTCTTCGGCCGCAAAATCTCGGTAGTGGAGGCGGCGTTGTACAGAATAAAAATCTCACGATTCTATCGCCATCCTGGTGTGGCTGTCGTGGCCGATGCGACCTACAACAGTAAACTTGTTGTGTTCTGGTCTGCAGATAGATGGTTCTCCTGGATTTTCATCTGGTGCTTCAATCTATCTAAAAGTTGGTGGCGGCGATAGTATTTGTCAAGCATGCTCTTCTCACCGGGTATGTTGATTCGTTCTTCATGCTCCGAGTCCTCTTCCTCCACAGCACAACGATGAAGCAACAGTTCAACAACCTGTCTTGCAATGGATGTGTCTCAGGCCAATGTTCATTGATGTTAGGTTCTCATTTGTTGGACTGGGTGGCTCATGTGACTCTTTTAAACCTTTAAGGTTAGTCTAGCTTGTGCAGGTTTGGTCTTCTTTGGTTTCTTCATCGGATGGATGGAGAAAAGTCGAGATCACAGAAGGATCTAGAGTTAGCAACCACAGAGGATTTGATATATCTTCATATTTTATCATGGTCCTCTGTTGTCTCGTTTTTGTATGACCTAGTGAACCAAAGTTCAGACGCTCCAGTTAGTAAAAAAAGATTGATGTTGGCAATCCGCACATCACAGCGTCTGTAGTCCAACGGTTAGGATAATTTCCTTCCAAGCAATAGACCTGGGTTCGACTCCCGACAGACGCAACTTTTTTACTGGTAGTTCATACTTAGTTTCTTTCCCATTGACTTTATTTTAGCAATAGTGGCGGTTTTTTTGTGAAACAAAGGAAACAAAAATTCACTGTAATCCGTGCAACTCTCGGACCCAAAAATACCTGTCCTCGCACCCAGTTCCCAAAGTTGAGAAGAACAGTCTGCCAGGAAAGTGTGCCGGATCATGTACCTCATCTCGCCGGCACCCCGCATGTTGCTGCAGCGCGATCTCGCCCGCGGCATGGCTCCCCGCGCCTCAGCCGGGATGAGGCGCCCAGCCAGCCTAGCTGCTCTCGACTCGATCACCGCCCCACGCGACGCGCGCTGCGCGATTCCTGGCCGCAGGAGCGGATGGCGCGCGTGGCCCCCGAAGGTGGGATGCCGTGGGCCGCCGACGATCAAATTCTTGACGCTGGGAGGCGTCCACTCGATCGCTCTCTCTATCCCCTCACCGGTTCTTAATCCCGCGGTTATCGGGGCGTAAGCTCTGCTTTTTTTTTTTGAGCGGTGCGTAAGCTCTGCTAAGCCGCCATTGCCGATGCCGATGCCAATGATTGAGCCGAAATCCGCGCGTGGTCAAGCACATGaggatggatcgatgcccatgcGGCGGTGTCTCCATCCCCGGGCAATTGTACACGAGCTGAATTCGCGATGGATGCCACTCGTGGGGTCGCGTCCATTCGTATTGTCCAGTTGTCGCTGCGGCGGCGAGGCCTCCCGTGCAAGTTGGAGCAAGCGTCGAACTGCTGTGACGCCAACAAACGACAGACACCGGTTCTAAATCTTGAAACGGGCTATTCATGTCGAGATGGCGATGTTTTCTTCATCGGATAAGCTTTCAGCAAATTTCCCAAGAATGAAATGAGCTATTACATcagaaaagaagaagaatgaaATGGACTACATTGAAAGATCCTTACCAGTTTCTAACGAGCCACTGTTACGCggggtcccccccccccccccccccccccaccccacccccacagTTAAATCAGGGAGGAGGCGATTAATTAGGGGAAAGAGATTAATTAGGGAAATTAAAACATGACAACTCAGCAGGTCCGTGATGCCCGTGAGCCAGGAGTCCGTGCTTGTAGCATTTTTGATAAACTCAACAGCTAAAAGCATCCAAATTTGGTCACCGGGGAACGATTTGAGTGCTCAACTTACTCGAGACACACTTGAGTGTCCATATTAGCGGCATATCTCATCTCAAGTGGACTCATCCTAACTGGAAAGCAACATGCCAGGGGACAGTCATGTGGCAATGTTCCTTGGGCAAGTTAATTCCATATCAGGAGTTTTAACAACTGACAGCACACAGAAAAAAATATAGTACTCCGCTACTATATATAGCAACAGCATTGTTGAGCTGCCGCAACCTGCAACACCAAGCAAGCTAGCAACTAGTACTGATGAACTCACTCACACTGACACTAGTTAGCTATCGATACTGAAGCAAATACTAGTAGCATTCGAGCTAGCTGATCGATGCCATGGGTGGGAAGCTGCTGCAGCTGATGTCGAGGCTCCACCTGGccaagggcggcggcggcggcgggaagggcggcggcgcggtgccGAGGGGCCACTTCGCGGTGTAcgtcggcgaggcgagggcgcggTTCGTGATCCCGACGGCGTACCTCAGGCACCCGTCGTTCGTTGCGCTGCTGGAGAGCGCCGAGGAGGAGTTTGGCTTCGACCACCACGGCGGCGGGATTATCATACCGTGCTCTGAGAGCGACTTCGTTGAGCTCGTCGGCAGCCTGagctcctcgtcgccgtcatcGTCGTGGCGGCACTGATCGGTGCTCGTTTCTTCACTGCAAGGAGATCTTGTTAATTCTTTTTTCAGTTCGTGGCATTTGGCAGTATGTACATAGCAGCTTTCTTTACCGTCGTGGCAAGTTTGCATGAGCCACTCCTCCAAATTCAGGCATTCTGAAGTACtacctccgttccgaattacttgtcgcatgtatgaatgtatctagatgtattttagttctagatacatccattttaacggcgagtaatttggaacggagggagtagctggtGAATGCTTTTTAATCGTGACGGTCCATGTTTTCGGTCCTATGGTCGATCTGACTCGGTGCGAATCTATAAAGGAACCCATGGATTTCAAATGATATTCGGGTTGAAAAAATAATCGTGGGGAACAAGTGAAATTCTGTATTAATATTTTTTTTGTGAGAGAACTGTAATTCTGTATGGCAGTATGAACTATAAAAGTGGAAATCACTATCCCAAACTGGAAGTTAAAATGtattccctccgttcctaaatataagcctaTTTACAAATTCTAATATGGACtatatacgaagcaaaatgaaagaatctatactctaaaatacaTCTATATTCATCTGTATGTGGTCCTTATTCAAATATcttaaaagacttatatttaggaatgaagggaaTACGTAGGATTTTAATCAGCTTTCAGCATTTGCAAAATAAATTGTTCACTTTATCGGGCCAGATGTAAGCCTGTAACTATCGGCCCGGCCAGGAACAACAGTGTCTACCCTGCCTGTGCAACCTGCGGATTCAACCCTAGGAGCTGTATGTCGCATTTTGCGACAAATAGTTGGCGATTCGCACAGGAACGCCCCCAAAGTGCACCAGCACGACAGCGAACACCAGAACAATTGAAATTACCAAAAAAATATGCGCCCTCCCGTTGTTAGGTGCGCGTGTCTACAAACTGGAAATAATGAACTTTGGTGACCAATAAACACCACGGGGTTGTAAGAACTACCAGGAGCGATATATTTCAAGTTTTACAAATTTGAAGTTTTTCTTAAGATGAATGTTTTTGAAACACAAAAACTTTTCAACATTGTGAATTTTTCTAAAACACTTGAACCTtttaaaaaatttcaaactttttTGGAAAACCACGTACATTTTTGGAATCCCTGAGAAActttgaaaacatgaacattttttgaaattctaaACAAAATTTGCAAATGCCAGTATTTTTTGCAATTTTCGACATTTCCTGAAAAAATGTGAACTTTTTTTAATATGTGATTTTGTTTTGAAAATCTGCACAAAATTTTGAAACATGAACATCTTTTTAAAATCCCCGGGACATTTATTGAATCTGTACTCAATTTTGTAAAATGAAACCATTTTTCGATATTCTGAATCAAATTCGAAAACACAGACTTTATTTAAACTCTAAATAATTAATATTCAATTTGTTTAGAACAGGAATATTTTTATGAAATCActtacatttttttgaaaaaacttaaagaaagaaaagaaaaagtaaAACCGAAAAGacgcaaaacaaaacaaaaagaaAACGGTCCTTACCTTCTAGAAGGTTTTGAAAATCAGGTTGGATCGTTGTCGTAAAGTCGTCCGACCCATCTCTCGTGCTTGGGGCAACGGGGGTTCGCTTCGAGTGCCCAACAGTTTATCGAAGTGCGACATATAGGGAATTTCGTCGCCAAGGAACACCCTATTTAAGGGTATATCCTCCTATTCGACACATTATGCATCAGAAGGATGACCAAGCGAGCAACAGGGTGGGTCCACCTATTAGCTAGCTTTAGTGTAGGGTTTTCTGTATGGTTGCCTCCGATTTTAAGAACGTTTTGGAAAGTTCCTTAGCCTTGTGCATCCTGATTTTCTTTTTATTGATTTTCTTGTTTCTTTTGGTTTTTTATTTATCTTTTCCCCTTCTTTACCTTTCATTATATTTGTTTATTTTTCCCATAAATTCACAACTTTAATAAAATCAAAATCTTCCAAAAGGTggaatttcaaaaactgttcAGTTTTTCCTCTAAATAATCATAATTCCTAATTTGTGTTCactttttcaaaatttgttcaaaaATTGCTCCAACTTCAAAGAAAATTGTCATGTTTTACAAGAaatgtttgaaatttcaaaaggtgctacttcaaaaaaatcaaaatctTCAAGATTTGTTTTAAAGTTTTAGAAAGTGTTGAATTTTGGAAAAAATCTCATGTTTTGAAAATTTGTTCGTGTTTTCCTTAATAAAGTTcataaatttcaaaaaaaaaaaatcagaaattcaCATTTTTTTTTGTGTTTTCCAATCTTTCAATATATATTCAAATTATCAaaaaaaaatatttaaaaaagAATCAAACAATTCAAAAGCGTAACTTTGCTACTATACATTCCTTGCAATGCGTCCCTTGCAGTACCTACAACCGCTAGTTTTTTTTTAGGGGTTGTACAGTCGCTAGTGGGTAGGCGCTTTTTTTGGAATTCAAGAGCTTTATTGATTTAATCAGCGGGATTACATTCCTTCATTACACAAGCCGTAAGGAAGGATGTGACATAATTAATCCAAATACATCTTCTCCTAGAGGAACTACATTGCTTAGCGCAAAGATGTGCTAATTCATTTGCTTCTCTATGTATAAACACCAACCGAAGTTCCTCAAAATTCCCGCAAAACTCTTGTATCTCGTTCACAATGATCGCTATCTCCGATCGATCTACCCCAGGAGAACTGCACTGTTTTATAACTTGTTGAGCATTAGACTCAATAATGACCTTCCGATACCCCAAGTCTGCAGCCAATTGTATGCCATCTCTGATAGCATATGCCTCAAGTGATCTTGCATTAAGACCCATTTCATACCATATGGATTGTGCTCTGAGCAGGTTACCTTCATGATTTGGCAGACCTGCGCCAGTCCCTCCTTCATGAACGCAACAAGCGGCATATAGTACGTCCCTGTTTGAGGTTCCCGATCGGTGCGCAACGCACAAGGGGTGAAAGTTGGACCGGCTCGTTTACACCGCCTTCCTCTCCTTTAAGCagggtatatatatatatatatctatatatatatatatatatatatatatatatacaaggGCTTGGTTTTTGATTTTTTTGTCTAGTTACCGTTTTAGTTAGTTTTTCTAACGGTCTTGTATTGGGTTTCTTTATTCTGGCTTTCTTTTGCATATGGTTCTTTTttaaaacattttttaaaatttgaataCATAAACATTTTTGTAACAAGAGCATTTATTGAAATAGAAAAAAATAGAATAAG
This sequence is a window from Aegilops tauschii subsp. strangulata cultivar AL8/78 chromosome 7, Aet v6.0, whole genome shotgun sequence. Protein-coding genes within it:
- the LOC109753225 gene encoding auxin-induced protein 15A — encoded protein: MGGKLLQLMSRLHLAKGGGGGGKGGGAVPRGHFAVYVGEARARFVIPTAYLRHPSFVALLESAEEEFGFDHHGGGIIIPCSESDFVELVGSLSSSSPSSSWRH